In the genome of Drosophila yakuba strain Tai18E2 chromosome 3R, Prin_Dyak_Tai18E2_2.1, whole genome shotgun sequence, one region contains:
- the LOC6538300 gene encoding lateral signaling target protein 2 homolog: MDTFKRWLNKPKADDKSLLARFFHADRSLTAVASELDSFDGRAEPDRCTRLVSRLRQNQDKVLAITNLIMEELLGEDRDPRAFRAKFPEEVLQENLAGQLWFGAECLAAGSSIMNRETESKEMRPLAQAVTKSLGNVRVLLRDQCLKNNVPNSKTLHLDLNDSTTEQLYESLKIFDRLFAEFELSYVSAMVQVKSRHEYEMQQWIGVLFSETLQRALKIGLLDQEMVDAFDPGLMFSIPRLAIVAGLVVYAKGPLNMDMPGDQLSEMFRPFRTILIKIRDLLRNLNNQELYQLEKLLCTNEDINTKVPLGSSSIEAPSPEHSAHPTTSSSQNNNNSSNNNHSSSSSTTTTMGTTSTHRTVERLVDQRNNNHNSNSNSSTNPTVEGATLRSPSMLSLSPTSTPTASPAPSPTPSHSIASTSSAATSSTNPPADWSDGDDEDEDDDDIEVDEEDLESSDDDTDEEQLLKDIVAADCASGYLIPNTNLGNLLQPQEVPLTDNFVASEDDEYGTTEQQGHQGLEEEEPSTSAAMLAATRTLQRLRLPSSDTEPLAEPTTIKATEEHMQQPSGRHRESHSHRHHQRHHHHHHHRHSHQHQHRQPHPHRTTRSGRKRCSLEAVDPETIQPEREQNLASGDTSAASSLSDDVSLAMRNTTARLKFKSTENLLHRLFVCIAGVADQLQTNFASDLRQILRSVFLMNMSSAQEEIDIPEKTKESELFEFRASENDVIQESAGSNQSIYSAEEVNPELDNVFSAGGGNQATGQRHSAGASMQRNNTIDLANQPGEGSPSGATMATSRSHVTRSRSLGDQEAASSATSSTAHLRQQEQQQQHQQLQIQLQRQRNNSVGSNTPSSASSTSSSSEQNSPVSARSGSRRRLQSNNETQMPSSATSTSATLSPPAWIPDGKAPRCMACQTPFTAFRRRHHCRNCGGVFCGVCSNASAPLPKYGLTKAVRVCRDCYVREVRSGMGVQGVQRVQSVQASAS, encoded by the exons gCTGATGACAAATCGCTGCTGGCCCGCTTCTTCCATGCGGATCGCTCCCTCACAGCGGTGGCCAGTGAGTTGGACAGCTTCGATGGACGCGCAGAGCCGGATCGATGCACCAGACTGGTCAGCAGACTGCGGCAGAATCAG GACAAAGTGCTGGCCATCACGAACTTGATAATGGAGGAACTACTCGGCGAAGATCGTGATCCGCGTGCCTTTCGCGCCAAGTTCCCCGAGGAGGTACTCCAGGAGAACTTGGCCGGGCAACTGTGGTTCGGCGCCGAGTGCCTGGCAGCAGGCTCCTCGATTATGAACAGGGAGACAGAGAGCAAGGAGATGCGACCACTGGCCCAAGCGGTGACCAAGAGCTTGGGTAACGTGCGCGTCCTATTGAGGGATCAGTGTCTGAAGAACAATGTGCCGAACAGCAAGACACTGCATCTGGACTTAAACGACTCCACCACGGAGCAGCTATACGAGAGTCTGAAGATCTTCGACCGACTGTTTGCAGAGTTTGAGTTGAGCTATGTGAGCGCTATGGTGCAGGTGAAGTCTCGCCATGAGTACGAGATGCAGCAGTGGATAGGAGTGCTCTTCTCGGAGACGCTGCAGCGAGCTCTGAAGATCGGGCTGCTCGACCAGGAGATGGTGGATGCCTTCGATCCCGGACTAATGTTCTCCATTCCACGGCTGGCCATTGTTGCTGGCTTGGTGGTCTATGCCAAGGGACCGCTCAACATGGACATGCCGGGTGATCAGCTGTCGGAGATGTTCCGTCCCTTCCGCACAATCCTCATCAAGATCCGCGATCTCCTGCGTAATCTCAACAACCAGGAACTGTATCAGCTGGAGAAGCTTCTGTGTACCAACGAGGACATCAACACTAAG GTGCCACTTGGCTCGAGCAGCATTGAAGCGCCCAGTCCAGAGCACAGCGCCCATCCTACGACCAGCAGTAgccaaaacaataacaacagcagtaacaacaaccacagcagcagtagctccaccaccaccaccatggGGACAACAAGTACGCACAGGACCGTGGAGCGGCTGGTGGATCAGCGAAACAACAACCAtaatagcaacagcaacagtagcaCTAATCCAACAGTGGAGGGAGCTACGCTGCGCTCTCCGTCCATGTTGTCGCTGTCGCCCACCAGCACGCCCACCGCCTCGCCTGCCCCCTCGCCCACACCCTCGCACTCGATAGCCTCGACATCCTCGGCGGCGACAAGTTCCACTAATCCGCCAGCGGACTGGagcgatggcgatgatgagGACGAAGACGACGACGATATTGAAGTGGATGAAGAGGATCTGGAGAGCAGCGACGATGACACGGACGAAGAGCAGTTGCTCAAGGACATCGTGGCGGCGGACTGTGCCTCCGGTTACCTCATACCCAACACCAATCTGGGCAATCTGCTGCAGCCCCAAGAGGTTCCTCTCACGGACAACTTCGTGGCCAGCGAAGATGACGAGTACGGAACGACAGAACAGCAGGGTCACCAGGGACTCGAGGAGGAAGAGCCCAGCACCAGTGCTGCCATGCTGGCGGCCACCCGCACCTTGCAGCGGCTGCGCCTGCCCAGCAGCGACACCGAACCCCTGGCAGAGCCCACGACAATCAAAGCGACCGAGGAGCATATGCAGCAGCCAAGCGGTCGCCATCGGGAGAGCCACAGTCACCGCCATCACCAAcgccaccatcatcaccaccatcaccgTCATTctcatcagcatcagcatcggCAGCCACATCCGCATCGCACAACGCGCAGTGGTCGCAAGCGATGCAGCCTGGAAGCTGTGGATCCGGAAACAATTCAGCCCGAGCGTGAGCAGAACCTAGCCAGCGGCGATACCAGTGCCGCCTCCTCGCTGTCCGATGATGTGTCACTGGCCATGCGCAACACAACGGCGCGCCTCAAGTTCAA AAGCACCGAGAACCTGCTGCACCGCCTGTTCGTCTGCATCGCCGGGGTGGCCGACCAGCTGCAAACGAACTTCGCCTCCGATTTGCGCCAGATCCTGCGCAGCGTGTTCCTCATGAACATGTCGTCCGCCCAGGAGGAGATTGACATACCGGAAAAGACAAAGGAGTCGGAGCTGTTCGAGTTCCGGGCCTCCGAGAACGATGTGATACAGGAGAGCGCCGGCTCCAACCAAAGCATTTACTCAGCCGAGGAAGTAAATCCCGAGCTGGACAACGTGTTCAGCGCCGGCGGTGGCAATCAAGCCACTGGTCAGCGCCATTCCGCCGGCGCCAGTATGCAGCGAAATAATACCATTGATCTGGCGAATCAGCCTGGCGAAGGAAGTCCCAGTGGAGCAACGATGGCCACGAGTCGCTCGCATGTGACGCGTAGTCGGAGTCTGGGGGATCAGGAGGCAGCCAGCTCGGCCACCAGCAGCACTGCACACTTGCgtcagcaggagcagcagcagcagcatcagcaattGCAAATCCAATTGCAGCGACAGCGCAACAATTCCGTGGGCAGTAACACGCCCTCAAGCGCATCTTCCACTAGCTCCAGCTCCGAGCAGAACTCCCCGGTGAGCGCCAGGAGTGGCAGTCGCCGACGCCTGCAAAGCAACAACGAAACCCAGATGCCCTCTTCGGCAACGAGCACCTCAGCCACGCTTTCCCCTCCGGCCTGGATACCCGATGGCAAGGCACCGCGCTGCATGGCCTGCCAGACGCCCTTCACTGCCTTCCGCCGGCGTCATCATTGCCGCAACTGCGGTGGAGTCTTCTGCGGCGTCTGTTCCAACGCCTCCGCTCCGCTGCCCAAGTACGGACTGACCAAGGCGGTTCGCGTCTGCCGGGACTGCTATGTGCGCGAGGTGCGCTCCGGCATGGGTGTCCAGGGAGTCCAGAGGGTTCAGAGCGTTCAGGCCAGCGCCTCTTAG
- the LOC6538301 gene encoding cilia- and flagella-associated protein 58: protein MKTMQRKMSRLQKSSSVYSKTISMVHLQERFRDSVEPAQINLVRDLDEKFFSNSYQLVQDLSERFPFLAGKVKMYVDILFRLHTHYVSEVDQGRAMHEKVRTADEKLRMALRTTSTSEAMMEHLRESLEDAWRNEDATKNREETMQLQLMSLVRGDQSNMPRAMTEQVPISTKDLQLHRLVLRERDRLAAELKDYQKRLHTNRVYSETVEGMIEVSKEIISKLNARVKKAESENFRLEHRCNVEADKYEDRLLHLNKELATVVQQNQELLAADKDFVELAAINDALKQRNDRLSRENHTLTKSFRLMEEEKNKLQTSLKVADAFNDAQRRDKADLVMARRAAERDAKKKADDSVLLERRFHLLAKKNTELNDQVLVKQNELKVQEKKIMMATVKLDEAIRQKEEIHRSREKLRVEITRLNDIVAGVRHEIASIRHQMQDLLTDLLRAHKQLDEKDLQVQKIAREKREQSMELNDAYKKIDGIEETLALKTERLEVLQVELQQKQLEFTNVKKQMEVIHSEKVMLIKSMDMCSRDRSTLQNTMTKLTHQINQMTSSLAINEKEISSLKNQIEQLNRTVKQKQNEIHSKSRLLASTKSDLREMKIRLEQATHTIDTDEKRFKNMACALDEVTKEKSLLGLQMVRRNDEVRLLKEKLDMMQKAIDRGTMQYNQRVEDIRLLKLEVVNLRTSHECMQREVGNKAAMRHDVIRLERQLNQERLRVSAYSEELSRPCRIHRWRVMLGKDPRRFELISKIQQLLKRNIRLSVERENKAKELAALEHVHEEFKRQMTYLPDPSVRQKLCIQQRINRRQTRQLKVMKAELRINEIDLKAREHLIEGFQEQLRLHHRENKENSTGRGDFSIRNGKASDDEFTEQVFDMSANCES, encoded by the exons ATGAAAACCATGCAGCGCAAGATGTCCAGGCTCCAAAAGAGCTCCTCCGTGTATTCCAAGACGATTTCGATGGTGCACTTGCAGGAGCGATTCCGGGATAGCGTAGAGCCGGCGCAGATAAATCTTGTGCGAGATCTTGACGAGAAGTTCTTCTCAAACTCCTACCAGCTGGTGCAAGATCTAAGCGAACGCTTCCCCTTCCTCGCGGGCAAGGTTAAGATGTACGTGGACATCCTCTTCAGACTGCACACGCACTACGTCTCCGAGGTGGACCAAGGTAGGGCAATGCACGAGAAGGTGAGAACCGCGGATGAAAAGCTGAGAATGGCCCTGCGAACCACGTCCACCTCGGAGGCGATGATGGAGCATCTGCGGGAGTCTTTGGAGGACGCCTGGCGAAACGAGGACGCTACCAAGAATCGAGAGGAGACCatgcagctccagctgatgTCGCTGGTGCGTGGCGATCAATCAAATATGCCAAGAGCCATGACTGAACAGGTACCCATCTCAAC CAAGGACCTCCAACTTCATCGCTTGGTTCTTAGGGAGCGCGATCGGCTGGCTGCCGAGCTTAAGGACTACCAAAAGCGTTTGCATACTAACCGCGTTTACTCGGAGACGGTGGAAGGCATGATTGAGGTGTCCAAGGAGATTATCTCCAAGCTCAATGCGCGGGTGAAGAAAGCCGAGTCGGAGAACTTTAGGCTGGAGCACAGATGTAATGTGGAGGCGGATAAGTACGAGGATCGGCTGCTGCATCTGAACAAGGAGCTGGCAACGGTAGTGCAGCAAAACCAGGAACTTCTGGCGGCGGATAAGGATTTTGTGGAGCTAGCTGCCATCAACGATGCACTGAAGCAGCGCAACGACCGTCTGTCGCGGGAGAACCATACCCTGACCAAGTCCTTCCGCCTCatggaggaggagaagaacAAGCTGCAGACGAGTCTGAAGGTGGCCGATGCTTTCAACGATGCCCAGAGAAGGGATAAGGCAGATCTCGTGATGGCGCGCCGTGCAGCCGAGCGGGATGCCAAAAAGAAGGCTGACGACTCAGTGCTCTTGGAGCGACGATTCCAcctgctggccaaaaagaacaCGGAGCTCAACGATCAAGTCCTGGTGAAACA AAATGAGCTCAAGGTGCAGGAGAAGAAGATAATGATGGCCACCGTCAAGCTGGATGAGGCCATCCGCCAAAAGGAGGAAATACATCGTTCGCGAGAAAAGCTGAGAGTGGAGATCACCCGTTTGAATGACATTGTGGCCGGAGTGCGACACGAAATCGCCAGTATTCGTCATCAAATGCAGGATTTGCTAACCGATCTGCTTCGAGCCCACAAGCAGCTGGACGAGAAGGACCTGCAGGTGCAGAAAATAGCTCGGGAAAAGAGGGAGCAGAGCATGGAGCTCAATGATGCCTACAAGAAGATCGATGGGATAGAGG AGACACTAGCCTTGAAGACTGAGCGATTGGAGGTGCTCCaagtggagctgcagcagaaACAGCTGGAGTTCACGAACGTCAAGAAGCAGATGGAAGTAATCCACTCGGAGAAGGTCATGTTGATCAAGTCGATGGACATGTGCTCAAGGGACCGCTCCACGCTGCAGAATACAATGACCAAGTTGACGCACCAGATCAACCAGATGACCAGCTCGCTGGCCATTAACGAAAAGGAGATCTCCAGCCTGAAGAACCAAATTGAGCAGCTGAACCGAACTgtgaagcagaagcagaacgAGATTCACTCCAAAAGTCGCCTGTTGGCCAGCACAAAGTCAGATCTTCGGGAGATGAAGATCCGTTTGGAACAAGCCACCCACACTATTGACACCGATGAAAAGCGATTCAAGAACATGGCCTGTGCCCTGGACGAGGTCACCAAAGAGAAGAGCCTGTTGGGCTTGCAAATGGTTAGAAGGAACGATGAGGTGCGTCTGCTAAAGGAGAAACTGGATATGATGCAGAAGGCCATCGATCGGGGAACCATGCAATACAACCAAAGGGTGGAGGACATCAGATTGCTCAAACTGGAAGTGGTCAACCTGCGAACTTCACACGAATGCATGCAGCGTGAGGTGGGCAACAAGGCGGCCATGCGCCATGATGTGATTCGATTGGAGCGCCAGCTCAACCAGGAGAGGCTCAGGGTATCCGCCTACTCGGAGGAGCTGTCACGCCCCTGTCGCATCCATCGTTGGCGTGTCATGCTGGGCAAGGATCCGCGCCGTTTCGAGTTGATCAGCAAGATTCAACAGCTTCTGAAGCGCAACATTCGGCTATCCGTGGAACGGGAAAACAAGGCCAAGGAGCTAGCGGCATTGGAGCACGTGCACGAGGAGTTCAAGCGCCAGATGACATATCTACCCGATCCGAGTGTGCGCCAGAAGCTCTGCATCCAGCAGCGCATTAATCGCCGTCAGACCCGCCAACTCAAGGTCATGAAAGCCGAGCTCAGGATCAACGAGATCGACCTCAAGGCCAGGGAGCACCTGATAGAGGGTTTCCAGGAACAACTGCGCCTGCATCATCGGGAGAACAAGGAGAATTCCACTGGCAGAGGGGATTTTTCCATTCGCAATGGCAAGGCGTCCGACGATGAATTCACGGAACAAGTGTTCGACATGTCTGCCAACTGCGAAAGTTAA
- the LOC6538302 gene encoding cilia- and flagella-associated protein 58 produces MSKASGSEDEPLVPDDFDDDFYKELCDKIPEATKALRQKDTPNNADNVQRLLICGSRYKSDLRLEKERSQELRKEIESLEERLENAARVTKMDMATIEELRGVIEGAWKQKDAAQIREQSAQDEVLSLREKLDESEQMVAHLNEKRLAMSKRDDGKERERLNAEIADLNKRMQLQRTYATELDNTIEGLEAKNKELLKLLDETSSDACNLKRKSDALTKELSTMKTEESRYQEQISHMKAANEHLTKVKVRQNLQILSLKTNLEHLNTQHNAANNKLAKITVDLEYTVQERDKNKRALNQRINLLKVREDELIKVRQDNGKLAKSQEAIARKYAVLDEAKREVETLNIRLRTQLGTQDKELESMRRVVHHFEKNNENLTKERDSLRRELQAEHQQLEQSNALHQEAQHEVRALKDTITTMDTKLKKLNEDANKLKKEKTKKLDEIQHWIDKLDALQNEMHLKENYEIELKRTISDLEAKCSKFQQQHDALAAERQTLQRSVQVADEERQKLRDQLVNLQALVEKLKAKIGYRDAEMSRLQLQIDRMEKERRLLRNDIRHAQLGQQHTKAELLDKRKENDRHAKSLQEDEQKLARLRKDVDNLMNEKNAISAALTKRNEEFDRLKHSQENLQTVYDQTQRQCSQCQDDMRLMGVEIKNLRTERDVLRADRESAADLRQELLQMHRMLNQERIKARALQDEMVTPMNVHRWRLLSGKDPEKMDLLGRISILRKQLLQQNVAALEQERALNEAQQLYAALREFMLKLPSHKVRAELNTVKANLSAKDRKLKVLKAELSAREADEKSKKEKLEEMRASLALTKTQLLEEKKHKQKLLEERQLLEQMHCYSAPAQLPRTLGAGFKMVSSLL; encoded by the exons ATGTCGAAGGCTTCCGGATCAGAAGATGAGCCTCTGGTGCCAGATGACTTTGATGATGACTTCTACAAGGAACTATGCGACAAAATCCCTGAG GCCACCAAAGCTCTGCGGCAAAAGGATACTCCCAATAATGCGGACAATGTCCAGAGGTTGCTCATCTGCGGCAGTCGCTATAAAAGCGATCTGAGACTTGAGAAGGAGCGATCCCAGGAATTGCGAAAGGAGATTGAAAGCCTGGAAGAGCGCTTGGAAAATGCCGCTCGGGTCACTAAAATGGACATGGCCACCATTGAGGAGTTACGTGGGGTCATAG AGGGTGCCTGGAAGCAGAAGGATGCTGCTCAGATTCGTGAACAATCCGCTCAGGACGAGGTTTTGAGTCTCCGCGAGAAACTGGATGAATCAGAGCAGATGGTGGCCCATCTGAATGAGAAACGACTGGCCATGAGCAAGCGGGACGATGGCAAGGAGCGGGAGCGTCTTAACGCCGAGATTGCCGATCTCAACAAGCGAATGCAATTGCAAAGGACCTACGCCACGGAACTGGACAACACCATCGAAGGATTGGaggccaaaaacaaagaattaCTCAAGCTACTTGAT GAAACCTCAAGCGATGCCTGCAACTTGAAGCGCAAAAGCGATGCCCTGACTAAGGAACTTTCCACAATGAAAACCGAGGAGTCCCGCTACCAGGAGCAAATTTCCCACATGAAAGCCGCCAACGAGCACTTAACCAAAGTAAAAGTGCGCCAGAACCTGCAGATCCTCTCCCTCAAGACGAACCTAGAGCACCTAAATACGCAGCACAACGCAGCCAATAacaagctggccaagatcaCGGTGGATTTGGAGTACACAGTGCAGGAACGGGATAAGAACAAACGGGCTCTGAATCAGCGCATCAATCTACTGAAGGTGCGCGAGGATGAACTGATAAAGGTGCGCCAGGACAATGGGAAGCTGGCCAAGTCCCAGGAGGCGATTGCTCGAAAGTATGCGGTATTAGACGAGGCCAAACGAGAAGTGGAAACGCTGAACATAAGGCTAAG AACCCAGCTGGGCACCCAAGACAAGGAACTGGAGTCGATGCGCCGCGTGGTTCATCATTTCGAGAAGAACAACGAAAACTTGACCAAAGAGCGGGATTCCCTAAGGCGAGAACTGCAGGCTGAGCACCAACAGCTCGAGCAGAGCAATGCACTGCACCAAGAGGCACAGCACGAAGTGCGTGCTCTTAAGGACACCATCACCACGATGGACACCAAGCTGAAGAAGCTCAACGAGGACGCCAACAAGCTCAAGAAGGAGAAGACCAAAAAGCTGGACGAGATTCAGCACTGGATAGACAAATTGGATGCCTTGCAAA ATGAGATGCACTTGAAGGAGAACTACGAGATTGAACTGAAACGCACCATCAGCGACTTGGAGGCAAAGTGCTCCAAGTTCCAGCAACAGCATGATGCTCTTGCCGCAGAGCGTCAGACCCTTCAGCGCAGTGTCCAGGTGGCCGATGAGGAGCGACAAAAGCTTCGTGATCAACTGGTGAATCTACAGGCGCTCGTCGAGAAACTGAAGGCAAAGATCGGGTACAGGGATGCCGAGATGTCCAGGCTTCAGTTGCAGATCGATCGCATGGAGAAGGAGCGGCGTCTGCTGCGCAACGATATCCGGCATGCCCAGCTGGGGCAGCAGCACACTAAGGCGGAGCTGCTGGACAAGCGAAAGGAGAACGATCGGCACGCCAAGTCTCTCCAAGAGGACGAGCAAAAGTTGGCGCGCCTGCGCAAGGATGTGGACAACCTGATGAACGAGAAGAATGCTATCAGTGCGGCGCTGACCAAACGCAACGAGGAGTTCGATCGACTCAAGCACAGCCAGGAGAACCTGCAAACAGTGTACGATCAGACCCAGAGGCAGTGCAGCCAGTGTCAGGACGACATGCGTTTAATGGGTGTGGAGATAAAGAATCTGCGTACGGAAAGGGATGTCTTGCGCGCGGATAGAGAGAGTGCAGCGGATCTGCGCCAGGAACTGCTGCAAATGCATCGCATGCTCAACCAGGAACGCATCAAGGCGCGTGCGCTGCAGGACGAGATGGTCACGCCCATGAACGTCCATCGGTGGCGTCTCTTGAGCGGCAAGGATCCAGAAAAAATGGATCTTCTCGGGCGCATAAGTATCCTGCGAAAGCAATTGCTTCAGCAAAATGTAGCCGCCTTGGAGCAGGAACGTGCCCTGAATGAAGCCCAACAGCTCTATGCAGCCTTGAGGGAGTTCATGCTCAAGCTTCCCAGCCATAAAGTGCGGGCGGAGCTCAACACCGTTAAG GCCAATCTATCCGCCAAGGATCGGAAGCTGAAGGTTCTGAAGGCCGAGCTCAGTGCCCGGGAGGCAGACGAGAAGTCGAAGAAGGAAAAGCTGGAAGAGATGCGTGCTAGCTTGGCCCTAACCAAGACCCAATTGCTAGAGGAGAAGAAGCACAAGCAGAAGCTCCTGGAGGAGCGACAGTTGCTGGAGCAGATGCATTGCTACTCCGCGCCCGCCCAACTGCCTAGGACTCTGGGTGCGGGTTTCAAGATGGTCAGTAGCTTACTCTAA
- the LOC6538303 gene encoding palmitoyltransferase ZDHHC16 — protein MARITWRGHSIQELLSILRLRWSYMKHCWHSLTFNAHMNSSYASDVCLTPIFWFVDNYTHCLGPFFVVGVAALTTSVVSIAYWIGLPFWWAKSQLMTYFLLVVGNWLLLNVVFHYIMAVITPAGHPPEGVSLVEAVSMCGKCIAPKPPRTHHCSICNRCVLKMDHHCPWLNNCVGYGNHRYFFLYMTYTTLGCLFLILFGLEIGHKYLWLEHGENWTEIEPLEGQPVKFNLSGHIIPVTHPHEYDEFMLPPAVHNLPTPIVDTDAASPGRRRALWFMAFTNVAVVLALGSLSIWHAKLITRGETSVEAHINEAERKRHLQQQRIYINPYNFGTKKNWKLFLGLVRGRSFWRTVLLPSWHKPEGTGLSFHTVNDAPFEDEWP, from the exons ATGGCGCGCATTACGTGGAGGGGCCATTCCATTCAGGAGCTGCT ATCCATTTTGCGGCTTCGTTGGTCATATATGAAACACTGCTGGCACTCTTTAACATTCAACGCCCACATGAACTCCTCCTACGCCTCGGACGTCTGTCTGACCCCCATTTTTTGGTTTGTGGACAACTACACTCACTGCCTAGGACCG ttcTTTGTTGTTGGCGTGGCTGCCTTGACCACTTCAGTCGTTAGTATCGCATACTGGATTGGCTTGCCCTTTTGGTGGGCCAAGAGTCAGTTGATGACGTACTTCCTCCTCGTTGTGGGCAATTGGCTGCTGCTTAATGTGGTTTTCCACTACATTATGGCTGTGATTACGCCGGCTGGTCATCCGCCGGAGGGCGTGTCTCTGGTGGAAGCGGTTAGCATGTGCGGCAAGTGCATAGCTCCCAAACCACCGAGGACTCATCACTGCTCCATCTGCAATCGCTGCGTTCTTAAGATGGATCACCACTGTC CTTGGCTTAACAATTGTGTGGGGTATGGTAACCATCGGTACTTCTTTCTCTACATGACGTACACCACTTTGGGCTGCctgtttcttattttgtttggcttggAGATTGGCCACAAATACCTTTGGTTGGAGCATGGCGAAAACTGGACGGAAATTGAGCCCTTGGAGGGGCAGCCAGTCAAATTTAATCTCAGTGGGCACATCATTCCAGTG ACACATCCGCATGAGTACGATGAGTTTATGCTGCCTCCAGCGGTGCACAATCTTCCAACACCCATTGTGGACACAGATGCCGCTTCGCCTGGTCGACGACGAGCGCTTTGGTTCATGGCGTTCACGAATGTGGCCGTGGTCTTGGCTCTCGGAAGCCTCTCCATTTGGCACGCCAAGCTAATCACTCGTGGTGAGACAAGTGTAGAGGCTCATATTAACGAAGCGGAGCGAAAACGGCACCTCCAGCAACAACGCATTTATATTAATCCATATAACTTTGGCACTAAAAAGAACTGGAAGTTGTTCTTGGGTCTGGTGCGTGGCAG ATCTTTTTGGCGAACTGTGCTTCTTCCATCCTGGCACAAACCCGAAGGCACTGGGCTGAGTTTCCACACGGTAAATGATGCGCCCTTCGAGGACGAGTGGCCGTAA
- the LOC6538304 gene encoding NKAP family protein CG6066 — translation MRSRSRSRSRQRERRRSVSRGRSRSERRTYQKPQHRRSVSRERERDREREHHRERTSNRGSRRSREKDAVSHRRRSRSSSSRSSSSSSDRSSRSRSPSKNRKSRPKSVERWPSDRYHENNDRRQNPFRGRAPEGSFINDPAELSSRSQHRGRGSSNHQFKGDSKAVNARRNQRVRIGEEGVAEVWGKSPSRPESDDVELVKGSYIGPKKKKKKGKSKHKKSEKKSKKKSKKSKKKRSKRDSSSSSSSSSSEDSSEESSSSSSSSESEDESEDEDVWLEKTADGIKKPKKKKSSASKKDKKSKKKKKKRKSESEKSKKSSSSSTSKSKNKESGTHNDEDVGPSLRPGGSLNQKDFGKALLPGEGAAMAAYIAEGKRIPRRGEIGLTSDEIANFESVGYVMSGSRHRRMEAVRIRKENQLYSADEKRALAMFSKEERQKRENKILSQFKDMIHSKLQAKDKK, via the coding sequence ATGCGTTCACGCAGCAGGAGTCGCAGCAGGCAGAGGGAACGCCGCCGGTCTGTTTCTAGGGGTCGTTCACGCTCGGAAAGAAGGACTTACCAGAAACCACAACACAGGAGATCAGTTTCCCGGGAGAGGGAAAGAGACAGGGAGAGGGAGCACCACAGGGAAAGGACTTCCAATCGCGGCTCTCGTCGCTCCAGAGAAAAGGATGCAGTGTCACACCGCCGCAGAAGCCGCTCCTCTTCCTCCAGaagctccagcagcagcagtgacCGATCCAGTCGCTCGCGAAGTCCCTCCAAAAATCGCAAATCCCGGCCAAAATCTGTGGAACGCTGGCCCAGCGATCGTTATCATGAAAACAACGATAGGCGGCAGAATCCTTTCCGGGGAAGGGCTCCCGAGGGTAGTTTCATTAATGACCCCGCCGAACTATCGTCCAGGTCGCAGCACAGAGGCAGAGGATCGTCGAACCACCAATTCAAAGGTGACTCCAAGGCTGTGAATGCCCGCAGGAACCAGAGGGTTCGCATTGGCGAGGAAGGCGTAGCAGAGGTCTGGGGCAAGAGTCCATCCCGGCCAGAAAGCGACGATGTGGAACTGGTCAAGGGCTCTTACATAGGACccaagaagaaaaagaaaaagggcAAGAGCAAACACAAGAAATCTGAAAAGAAGTCGAAGAAAAAGTCAAAGAAgtccaaaaagaaaaggagcAAAAGAGATTCCAGTTCCTCCTCTAGTTCTTCCAGCAGCGAGGATAGTAGCGAAGAGTCCAGCAGCTCTAGTTCCAGTTCGGAAAGCGAAGATGAGTCCGAGGATGAAGATGTGTGGCTGGAAAAGACTGCCGACGGTATCAAGAAGCCTAAAAAGAAAAAGTCGTCTGCCAGCAAAAAGGACAAAAAGTctaagaaaaagaaaaagaagcgtAAGTCAGAGTCGGAAAAGTCCAAGAAGAGCTCCTCCTCAAGTACCAGTAAGTCCAAGAACAAGGAAAGTGGCACACACAACGACGAGGACGTGGGACCCTCATTGCGACCTGGCGGTAGCCTCAATCAAAAGGATTTCGGCAAGGCCCTGCTGCCAGGAGAAGGTGCCGCCATGGCTGCCTACATTGCCGAGGGCAAGCGGATTCCCCGCCGTGGTGAAATCGGCCTGACTTCCGATGAGATCGCCAATTTCGAGTCCGTGGGCTATGTGATGAGCGGCAGCAGACATCGGCGCATGGAGGCCGTCCGTATTCGAAAGGAAAACCAGCTGTACTCCGCCGACGAGAAGCGCGCACTGGCCATGTTCAGCAAGGAGGAGCGACAGAAGCGCGAAAACAAAATTCTGTCGCAGTTCAAGGACATGATCCACTCGAAGCTGCAGGCCAAGGACAAGAAGTAG